One genomic window of Syntrophus gentianae includes the following:
- the pilM gene encoding pilus assembly protein PilM, whose translation MNKKILGIDIGSTFLKAVALKCDLTGRVTVTASALIDMEAAGGLETSLRKLFADKSFKNGDCVFSIPARSCSFRNLSLPFTEEKTIDEIITYELEPHLPDPIETVIVDSLPLSSAGGSTEVLAAAARRQDIQKLSQYAEGHSIAVIDTDAVPVALNLLDTDIPDDSWILLDIGDRSSVAVFVQKKSIVHVRSFSWGMAELAETGMEQTDSLHDDESQSGIKQANGTRPASPEAHGRPFQRFQEIVDTLQLLAVKGLLEAPSAHIYLTGGGVLDEALRKDLESFFKLPVLVVDLLKRRGIALQGKNPMSWNAPLMNQALALALRGMTASRGFNFRKDETVSKKKPQGIRGHLLWTAAMVVIFFLCLATWQIAHYYADSRKLSNLKAEITKTFKSSCPEVTRIVDPVRQLQQKINEAKNVSGGMENGPLFLEQWKKAMDALHENSGILVSGINYNSISLEISGEASDYQVINNWKNELEKARSFADIQMQFGGNKDKDAKNTFRLRMTHVH comes from the coding sequence ATGAACAAAAAAATTCTGGGCATTGATATCGGTTCGACCTTTCTGAAGGCCGTTGCCTTGAAATGCGATTTAACGGGCAGAGTCACCGTTACGGCATCGGCCCTGATCGATATGGAAGCCGCCGGCGGCCTGGAGACTTCCCTGCGGAAACTTTTTGCGGACAAGAGTTTCAAAAACGGGGACTGCGTCTTTTCCATCCCGGCAAGGTCCTGCTCCTTCCGCAATCTTTCGCTGCCTTTCACCGAGGAGAAGACGATCGACGAGATCATTACCTATGAGCTGGAACCGCATCTTCCCGATCCCATCGAAACCGTTATCGTCGATTCCCTGCCGCTCTCTTCAGCAGGTGGATCGACAGAAGTTCTCGCCGCTGCCGCAAGAAGGCAGGATATCCAGAAACTATCGCAATATGCAGAGGGCCACAGCATAGCCGTCATCGATACGGACGCCGTCCCCGTCGCCTTGAATCTTCTGGATACCGACATCCCCGATGACTCATGGATTCTGCTGGATATCGGAGATCGGTCTTCCGTCGCCGTATTCGTGCAGAAAAAATCCATCGTGCACGTGAGATCCTTTTCCTGGGGGATGGCCGAGCTTGCCGAAACAGGCATGGAGCAGACGGATTCCCTTCACGATGACGAAAGTCAGAGCGGGATCAAGCAGGCAAACGGAACCAGGCCGGCTTCCCCTGAAGCCCACGGGAGGCCGTTTCAGCGTTTCCAGGAAATCGTCGATACGCTTCAGCTCCTCGCCGTAAAGGGTCTTCTGGAAGCCCCATCGGCGCACATTTACCTTACCGGAGGCGGCGTGCTCGACGAAGCCCTGCGAAAAGATCTGGAATCCTTCTTCAAACTGCCGGTTCTCGTTGTCGACCTGCTCAAAAGAAGAGGCATCGCACTCCAGGGAAAGAACCCGATGTCTTGGAATGCGCCTCTCATGAATCAGGCTCTGGCGCTGGCCCTTCGCGGGATGACGGCATCGCGGGGTTTCAATTTCAGGAAAGACGAAACCGTCTCGAAAAAGAAGCCTCAGGGAATCAGAGGGCATCTCTTGTGGACGGCTGCGATGGTGGTTATTTTCTTCCTCTGCCTGGCAACCTGGCAAATCGCCCATTATTATGCAGACAGCCGGAAACTCAGCAACCTCAAGGCGGAAATTACGAAAACCTTCAAAAGCAGTTGTCCCGAGGTCACCCGGATTGTCGATCCGGTCCGCCAGCTGCAACAGAAGATAAACGAAGCAAAAAATGTCTCCGGGGGTATGGAAAACGGTCCCCTTTTTCTTGAACAGTGGAAAAAGGCGATGGATGCCCTGCATGAGAATTCCGGGATTCTTGTCTCCGGGATCAACTACAATTCGATCTCCCTGGAAATTTCGGGGGAGGCATCCGACTACCAGGTCATAAACAACTGGAAGAACGAACTGGAAAAGGCCAGGTCCTTTGCTGACATCCAGATGCAGTTCGGCGGGAACAAAGACAAGGACGCCAAAAACACCTTTCGGTTAAGGATGACCCATGTCCATTAA
- the gspM gene encoding type II secretion system protein GspM: MSIKSLISYWSGLQKRERYVVGAGLVGLFLLLLSYFVLLPFFEAKNKLTRSIQRQEKVLQELISLNEQYGHLKGGGEDRRKETSQSDPDLPLSSRLDKILTETDMKSCVSDFQTTKSVTKEHHLIRTELKINRVKMDQLIKFLYFVESPENGMRIEQISISKTPAETEYLNATVTLKTYEGKLPG, translated from the coding sequence ATGTCCATTAAATCCCTTATATCCTATTGGTCAGGTCTGCAAAAGCGGGAGCGGTACGTTGTCGGGGCGGGCCTTGTCGGACTTTTTCTGCTCCTCTTGAGCTACTTTGTTCTGCTGCCCTTTTTCGAAGCGAAAAATAAGCTGACTCGATCCATTCAACGTCAGGAGAAGGTCCTGCAGGAGTTGATCTCTTTGAATGAGCAATACGGCCATCTCAAGGGAGGAGGAGAAGATCGCCGGAAAGAGACGAGCCAAAGCGATCCGGATTTGCCCCTGTCTTCCCGGCTGGATAAGATTCTTACGGAAACGGACATGAAATCCTGCGTTTCGGATTTTCAGACGACAAAATCCGTCACCAAGGAGCACCACCTGATCCGGACGGAGCTCAAGATAAACAGGGTCAAAATGGACCAGTTGATCAAGTTTCTGTATTTCGTGGAATCCCCGGAAAACGGCATGCGGATTGAGCAGATATCCATTTCCAAAACGCCGGCTGAAACGGAATATTTAAACGCCACGGTGACTCTGAAAACCTACGAGGGGAAATTGCCGGGATAA